From Saccharibacillus brassicae:
GCCGGCTCGACCGCGACCATCATGCTGCCGCTCAGGTTCTGCATCTCGTAGCCGAGATCGACCGTCTGCGCATCGGCTTCGTCCCCGCCGCGCTGCACGGTCATCTGCGAGCTGCCTTTGGTCAGCGTCGCGACGACGTCGCCTTTGCGCAGCTTGACGACGCTCGTGCCGTCGAAGCCGAATTCGGCGCCCAATGCGGCCGCCAGCTCTTTGATCGGCACGAGAATATGGCCTTCGCGCACCTGGGCCGGCACGCTGAATTCCACTTCCTTGTCGTCGACGTAGACGAACAGGCTGAACGCTCCGCTGTCCATATCGACCGCCAGATGCGAGAGCTGGCTCTCCAGCTCTTCGTTGAACTTGTCCACGTTGTCCGCGGTCACCAAATTTTTGCCTTCCGCGATTTCGCGCACAATCCGTTCGTTGATCGCCTGGCTGTGGTGGGACAAGTCTTTATACTGGCCCAGATCGTACGTGATCGACGAATCTTCCTGAAAATCGTACACGCTGACGTTCGAATGCTTGCTGAACTGTTCGAACATATACTTTTTCATCGCGTATTGGTTTTCCGCCCGGACCGGATTCGTCTCCGCCCACACCTGCTGACGCAAAATGGTGTACGGCGGGTAGTAGAACGTGAATTCCACTTCCGGATGTTCTTCGATCAGGCTCAGCACGTATTTGTTGAACACGGCTTCCACGTTTTCGAGCGAAAATTCGTTTTTGCCGTAGCCGGCTTCCTTGATTCGGGCTTTCTCCCATGTGTCGAGCACGGCCGCCTGGCTGTACTTGGCCGATTTGTCCCAGTTGCGCAGCAGATCCAGATTGCGGAACGCTTTGGACTCTTCTTCCGGCGTCGTCAATGCTC
This genomic window contains:
- a CDS encoding stalk domain-containing protein, which codes for MDNKGYRKFLLKFTASVLVFALLVGSFMYVVDPLQMYRKSSLYPPLYSSQERYQNAGLARSYDYDTIILGSSMTQNFVPSYVESVLGGQVMKLSIEGSTAMEQSAVGRTALDTGKVKRVLWGLDYFAMRQDVGAESENMPMYMYDNNPFNDYEYLFNISNVKHAWRALTTPEEESKAFRNLDLLRNWDKSAKYSQAAVLDTWEKARIKEAGYGKNEFSLENVEAVFNKYVLSLIEEHPEVEFTFYYPPYTILRQQVWAETNPVRAENQYAMKKYMFEQFSKHSNVSVYDFQEDSSITYDLGQYKDLSHHSQAINERIVREIAEGKNLVTADNVDKFNEELESQLSHLAVDMDSGAFSLFVYVDDKEVEFSVPAQVREGHILVPIKELAAALGAEFGFDGTSVVKLRKGDVVATLTKGSSQMTVQRGGDEADAQTVDLGYEMQNLSGSMMVAVEPAADAFAQSLEVTEPQPYLKEIRIKTGSAE